One genomic region from Henningerozyma blattae CBS 6284 chromosome 2, complete genome encodes:
- the ATG20 gene encoding Atg20p (similar to Saccharomyces cerevisiae ATG20 (YDL113C); ancestral locus Anc_2.324), translated as MDSKITKEENPSIEDLKIDDSSSKENLLKGDDNSSNDNPSLVHTELLQQDNPFLGADSDNFLQDTQTIHPKRIVPQNPNDIYNSNKNRSKITSEATNEDDILAINHTTTSKTQNKKKIIIPEANKVSEGQGRSFIAYSIRYGDQVVRRRYSNFESLRYLLLRLFPMNLIPPIPEKQSIKSYGKALTGSKAKYILPPEQIPQQITSDLTFSIINGKVSSNDEKLIRHRITMLTIFLNKLIQDDEISQTTLIYDFLDPINPNWNDFINSSPTFTSLPKNILQCNPIDPTNTTRIHISLPTPTLSHSSSTSSHLLRGNKETNSKKLQESSQAQVQGITPPNNISSSKNDSDTNTNITTTTSTTDDDEKLGNSNFNRIEQDYKQYEYYLKNGLYKYNRHLTKMLYDKKNDYKELSQILGDFANNQSINAVLAEDLGLLSRIFEDNSIQLDSLVTMLYYNINEPLNETVQMATSARELIKYRKLKSLQRDMVIKSLKHKESQLNKCMKQLKEEQKIDEDIKKVISNNNNDNNNNNNNDNNNDTIISNDTTISTSHKSIPLENPDPISKTYSNKFFNSINKLANKVKESINYQDIDLETQIKNLNNDINNLMEMKEICDHDLKIINETIEKNQLKKFSMERENEINIILKNYCKYMKEYSQKNLEYWKDWKEKE; from the coding sequence ATGGACTCAAAGATTACTAAGGAGGAAAATCCATCTAtagaagatttaaaaattgatgattCTTCTTCGAAAGAGAATCTATTAAAAGGTGATGACAACTCATCAAATGACAATCCATCATTAGTTCATACTGAATTATTGCAACAAGATAATCCATTTTTAGGGGCTGATTCTGATAATTTCTTACAAGATACCCAAACCATTCATCCCAAGAGAATCGTCCCACAAAATCCAAATGATATATACAATAGCAACAAAAATAGATCCAAAATAACGAGCGAAGCAACAAACGAAGATGACATTTTGGCAATTAACCATACTACCACATCAAAAactcaaaataaaaaaaaaataataataccagAGGCAAATAAAGTTTCAGAAGGTCAAGGAAGATCCTTCATTGCTTATTCCATTAGGTATGGGGATCAAGTTGTTCGTAGAAGATATAGTAATTTTGAAAGTTTAAGATATCTTCTATTAAGACTTTTCCCCATGAATTTGATTCCTCCAATACCAGAAAAGCAATCCATAAAGAGTTATGGTAAAGCTTTAACAGGTTCCAAGGCCAAATATATCTTACCACCAGAACAAATACCACAACAAATTACATCAGATTTGACCTTTTCCATCATTAATGGTAAAGTTAGTtctaatgatgaaaaattaatacgACATAGAATCACCATgttaacaatttttttgaataaattaattcaagatgatgaaatttcTCAAACCACTTTAATCTATGATTTTCTGGATCCAATCAATCCAAATTGGAATGATTTCATAAATAGTTCTCCAACTTTTACATCATTACCTAAGAACATCTTACAATGTAATCCAATAGATCCCACAAATACAACAAGAATCCATATTTCATTACCAACACCAACTCTTTCTCATTCTTCATCAACAAGTTCTCATCTTTTGAGAGGAAATAAGGAAACTAATTCCAAGAAACTTCAAGAAAGTTCACAAGCTCAAGTACAGGGTATAACACcaccaaataatatatcatCATCCAAAAATGATTCagatacaaatacaaatataacCACTACAACTTCCACAactgatgatgatgagaaATTGGGgaattccaattttaatagaattgaACAAGATTATAAAcaatatgaatattatttgaaaaatggattatataaatataatcgTCATTTAACTAAAATGTtatatgataaaaaaaatgattataAAGAATTGAGTCAAATCTTGGGAGATTTCGCTAATAATCAAAGCATTAATGCAGTACTGGCTGAAGATTTGGGTTTACTCAGTAGAATCTTTGAAGATAATTCAATCCAATTAGATTCCCTAGTGACAATgctttattataatattaatgaacCATTAAATGAAACTGTTCAAATGGCCACTTCTGCAAgagaattaattaaatatagaaaattgaaaagttTACAAAGAGATATGGTTatcaaatctttaaaacATAAAGAATcccaattaaataaatgcatgaaacaattgaaagaagaacaaaagattgatgaagatattaaaaaagtcatttcaaataataataatgataataataataataataataatgataataataatgatacaataatttcaaatgacACTACAATATCAACATCACATAAATCAATTCCATTAGAAAATCCTGATCCAATTTCCAAGACTTatagtaataaatttttcaattcaattaataaattagcCAATAAAGTGAAGGAAAGTATTAATTATCAAGATATTGATTTGGAAAcacaaattaaaaacttaaataacgatataaataatttaatggAAATGAAGGAAATTTGTGATCATGATctaaaaatcattaatgaaactattgaaaaaaatcaattgaaaaaattttctatGGAAagagaaaatgaaattaatattattttgaaaaattattgtaaatatatgaaagaatattctcaaaaaaatttagaatattGGAAAGATTGGAAAGAAAAGGAGTAA